GTCAAGCGCGACTACCGCCAGCTCTGGATCCTCCGCATCTCCGCCGCCTGCAAGATGCGTGGGATGTCCTACTCCCGCTTCATCAACGGCCTCAAGCTCGCCAACATCACGCTCAACCGCAAGATGCTCAGCGAGATCGCCATCGCCGACCCACAGGCCTTCGACCTCATCGCCGAACAGGCTAAATCCGCCCTTGAGGCCCAGGCCAAGCAGGCCGCCTGATTCGGCTCACCCTCGTT
This Phycisphaeraceae bacterium DNA region includes the following protein-coding sequences:
- the rplT gene encoding 50S ribosomal protein L20 produces the protein MPRASKGAARRQSKVRWFKKTKGNRGARRNHWGRIKETVYRAGAYAYEHRRQVKRDYRQLWILRISAACKMRGMSYSRFINGLKLANITLNRKMLSEIAIADPQAFDLIAEQAKSALEAQAKQAA